Proteins from a genomic interval of Polaribacter sejongensis:
- a CDS encoding inorganic phosphate transporter, producing MGDPYILMLVALAVLAIVDLVIGVSNDAVNFLNSAIGSKAISVRNIMIIASLGVFFGAVTSSGMMEVARKGIFNPNMFMFQDIMFIFMAVMITDILLLDIFNTLGMPTSTTVSIVFELLGAAVCISLIKISANEAQSISDIWSYINHEKAFEIINGILLSVVVAFSVGALVQFVSRLIYTFNFNKRATYISALFGGFAITAITYFIIIKGMKGTPWYSDIAHLIEGNTLAIILGSFVIWAIISQILIQFFKVNILKLIIGVGTFSLAMAFSGNDLVNFVGVPIAAWNSYQSWSISGIEADAFSMGILAKKVPSNIWLLLIAGAIMVVTLWTSSKAQNVIKTGIDLSRQGEGHEKFQPNPLSRVVVRFAMGLNFGIAKIFPKKALNYVDSKFQKPVIELPKDKTYELPAFDLVRASVNLIVAGILISIATSMKLPLSTTYVTFMVAMGTSLADRAWGRESAVYRVAGVINVVGGWFLTAITAFLAAALVAYLISWDMVMIPILLALVAFLIGRNSLIHRRRSKEVKKQVYIERAELITINGVIEESADHISEVITRVNKLYTNVVNDLANHDLNKLRKTDKHVAKLNDEIDGLKDGVFYFIKSLDETSVEASRFYIMVLGYLQDIAQSISYISRASYKHVNNNHKNLKKGQIKDLKTIDVALSALLTKEANIFEKRELDNLNSLLIEKNELLQSVRSSIEKQVARIRTDETSPKNTTLYFSVLLETKDLIKALMSLLETYEEFHLSTKQVKL from the coding sequence ATGGGAGATCCATATATTTTAATGTTAGTAGCTCTAGCTGTTTTAGCTATAGTAGATTTAGTTATAGGAGTTAGTAATGACGCCGTTAACTTCTTAAATTCAGCCATAGGCTCAAAAGCAATATCTGTAAGAAATATTATGATAATTGCAAGTTTAGGTGTGTTTTTTGGAGCAGTTACCTCTAGTGGAATGATGGAAGTTGCACGTAAAGGAATTTTTAACCCTAACATGTTTATGTTCCAAGATATTATGTTCATTTTTATGGCAGTAATGATTACAGATATTTTATTACTAGATATCTTTAACACGCTCGGGATGCCTACATCTACAACCGTTTCTATTGTGTTTGAACTTTTAGGAGCTGCCGTTTGTATTTCTTTAATAAAAATATCTGCTAACGAAGCACAATCTATTTCAGATATTTGGAGTTATATTAACCATGAAAAAGCTTTTGAAATTATTAATGGAATACTATTATCCGTTGTCGTCGCATTCTCTGTAGGTGCACTTGTACAGTTTGTATCGAGACTTATTTATACTTTTAACTTTAATAAGAGAGCTACTTATATTAGTGCGCTATTTGGTGGATTTGCAATTACTGCAATTACCTACTTTATCATTATAAAAGGAATGAAAGGAACTCCTTGGTATTCTGATATAGCACATTTAATTGAAGGAAACACTTTAGCTATTATTTTAGGAAGCTTTGTTATCTGGGCTATAATTTCTCAAATTTTAATTCAGTTTTTTAAAGTTAATATTTTAAAATTGATTATTGGAGTTGGTACTTTTTCGTTAGCAATGGCTTTCTCTGGAAATGACTTGGTAAACTTTGTAGGGGTACCAATTGCAGCATGGAACTCTTACCAATCTTGGAGTATCTCTGGTATTGAAGCAGATGCATTTTCTATGGGTATTTTAGCAAAAAAAGTACCTTCTAACATTTGGTTATTATTAATTGCAGGCGCTATAATGGTAGTTACTTTATGGACTTCTAGTAAAGCACAAAATGTAATAAAAACAGGTATCGATTTATCTCGTCAGGGAGAAGGACATGAAAAATTTCAACCAAACCCTTTATCTAGAGTTGTGGTAAGATTTGCAATGGGTCTTAACTTCGGAATTGCTAAAATTTTCCCGAAAAAAGCATTGAATTATGTAGATTCTAAGTTTCAAAAACCGGTAATAGAATTACCGAAAGATAAAACATACGAGTTACCTGCTTTCGATTTAGTAAGAGCTTCTGTTAACTTAATTGTTGCTGGTATCTTAATATCTATTGCAACTTCTATGAAATTACCATTATCTACTACTTATGTAACATTTATGGTTGCTATGGGTACTTCTTTGGCAGATAGAGCTTGGGGACGTGAAAGTGCAGTTTACAGAGTTGCCGGAGTAATAAATGTTGTTGGTGGATGGTTTTTAACCGCAATTACAGCCTTTTTAGCTGCAGCTTTAGTAGCTTACTTAATTAGTTGGGATATGGTTATGATTCCTATTCTATTGGCCCTTGTTGCATTCTTAATTGGAAGAAACAGTCTAATTCACAGAAGAAGATCTAAAGAAGTAAAAAAACAAGTATATATAGAAAGAGCCGAATTGATTACTATTAATGGTGTAATTGAAGAAAGCGCAGATCATATTTCTGAAGTTATAACCCGTGTAAATAAATTATACACCAATGTGGTAAATGATTTAGCAAACCACGATTTAAATAAATTACGTAAAACAGACAAACACGTTGCCAAACTTAATGATGAAATAGATGGTTTGAAAGATGGCGTTTTCTATTTTATTAAATCTTTAGATGAAACTTCTGTAGAAGCAAGTAGATTTTATATTATGGTTTTAGGGTATTTACAAGACATAGCGCAATCTATTAGTTATATTTCTAGAGCAAGCTACAAACACGTAAATAACAATCATAAAAACTTAAAGAAAGGGCAAATAAAAGATTTAAAAACTATTGATGTAGCCTTATCTGCTTTATTAACTAAAGAAGCTAATATTTTTGAAAAGAGAGAATTAGACAATTTAAACAGCCTATTAATAGAAAAGAATGAGTTGTTACAAAGCGTAAGATCTTCTATTGAAAAGCAAGTTGCAAGAATTAGAACAGATGAAACTAGTCCTAAAAACACAACTTTATACTTTAGTGTATTATTAGAAACAAAAGATTTAATAAAAGCTTTAATGAGTTTATTAGAAACGTATGAAGAGTTTCATTTAAGCACAAAACAAGTAAAATTATAA
- the uvrC gene encoding excinuclease ABC subunit UvrC produces MPTPLELQIKTLPNEPGVYQYFDKEDVIIYVGKAKNLKKRVASYFNKNHENGKTRVLVKKIVRIKHIVVNTETDALLLENNLIKKYKPRYNVLLKDDKSYPWLCIKKERFPRVFMTRRVIKDGSEYFGPYTSIKTVRVLLDLIKELYPLRTCKYDLSHQSINEGKYKVCLEYHLKNCKGACEGLETESHYSNSIVEIRNIIKGNFKESLEKFNEMMLSFAENMEFEEAQKIKEKLHLLSNYQSKSTIINPSINNVDVFSIISDETHGYANFLKISNGSIIQSHTTEIKKKLDETDKELLELFIVEIRQRFDSQSPEIYVPFKVDLGETLKVTVPKLGDKKRIVELSERNAKYYRQEQFKQVQIVDPDRHVKRIMSQMKKDLRLSVEPRHIECFDNSNIQGTNPVAACVVFKDGKPSKKDYRHYNIKTVDGPDDFASMEEVVYRRYKRLLEEEAPLPQLIIVDGGKGQLSSGLKALDSLGLRGKIAIIGIAKRLEEIYYPGDPIPLYLDKKSETLKITQYLRNEAHRFGITFHRNKRSKSAIKSELEQIPDVGAQTITTLLRKFKSAKRVKEASLEELKEVIGNARAIKVYEYFQPNKK; encoded by the coding sequence ATGCCTACACCTTTAGAACTACAAATTAAAACGTTACCAAATGAACCCGGAGTTTATCAGTATTTTGATAAAGAAGACGTTATTATTTATGTTGGTAAAGCTAAAAATTTAAAGAAAAGAGTGGCTTCTTATTTTAATAAGAATCATGAGAACGGTAAGACCAGAGTTTTAGTAAAAAAGATTGTTCGCATAAAGCATATTGTTGTAAATACGGAAACAGATGCCTTACTGTTAGAGAACAATTTAATTAAAAAATACAAACCGCGTTACAATGTTTTACTAAAGGATGATAAATCCTATCCTTGGCTTTGTATTAAAAAAGAACGTTTTCCAAGAGTTTTTATGACGCGTAGAGTTATAAAAGATGGTTCGGAATATTTTGGACCTTATACTTCTATAAAAACTGTTCGGGTTTTGTTAGATTTAATTAAGGAGTTGTATCCGCTAAGAACCTGTAAATATGATTTAAGCCATCAAAGTATAAATGAAGGAAAGTATAAAGTCTGTTTAGAGTATCATTTAAAAAATTGTAAAGGTGCTTGCGAAGGCTTAGAAACCGAGAGTCATTACAGTAATTCTATCGTAGAAATTAGAAATATCATTAAAGGTAATTTTAAAGAAAGTTTAGAGAAGTTTAACGAAATGATGTTAAGTTTTGCTGAAAACATGGAGTTTGAAGAAGCTCAGAAAATTAAGGAAAAGCTACACTTATTAAGCAATTATCAATCTAAAAGTACCATTATAAATCCATCTATAAACAATGTAGATGTTTTTTCTATTATTTCTGATGAAACACATGGGTATGCCAATTTCTTAAAAATCTCTAATGGATCTATTATTCAGTCTCATACTACGGAAATTAAGAAAAAGTTAGATGAAACAGATAAAGAATTATTAGAATTGTTTATTGTTGAAATTAGACAACGTTTCGATTCTCAATCACCAGAAATTTATGTTCCTTTTAAAGTAGATTTGGGTGAAACATTAAAAGTTACCGTCCCAAAATTGGGCGATAAAAAACGTATTGTAGAATTATCTGAAAGAAATGCAAAATATTACCGACAAGAACAATTTAAGCAAGTACAAATTGTAGATCCAGACAGACATGTAAAAAGAATTATGTCGCAAATGAAAAAAGACTTGCGTTTATCTGTAGAACCGCGTCATATAGAATGTTTCGATAATTCTAATATACAAGGTACAAATCCGGTGGCTGCATGTGTGGTTTTTAAAGACGGAAAACCAAGCAAAAAAGATTATAGACATTATAATATTAAAACAGTTGACGGGCCAGATGATTTTGCATCTATGGAAGAGGTTGTTTACAGGAGGTACAAGCGTTTGCTAGAAGAAGAAGCGCCTTTGCCGCAATTAATTATTGTAGATGGTGGAAAGGGGCAATTATCATCTGGATTAAAAGCGTTAGATAGTTTAGGTTTAAGAGGTAAAATAGCCATTATAGGAATTGCAAAACGATTAGAAGAAATTTATTATCCAGGTGATCCAATTCCCTTATATTTAGATAAAAAATCTGAAACGCTAAAGATTACTCAGTATCTAAGAAACGAGGCACACAGATTCGGAATTACATTTCACAGAAATAAACGAAGCAAAAGTGCTATAAAATCTGAGTTAGAACAAATTCCAGATGTTGGTGCGCAAACTATTACAACCTTATTGCGTAAATTTAAGTCGGCAAAACGTGTTAAAGAAGCTTCTTTAGAAGAGTTAAAAGAAGTTATTGGAAATGCAAGAGCTATAAAAGTATATGAATATTTTCAACCGAATAAAAAATGA
- a CDS encoding patatin-like phospholipase family protein: MKKQILAFLLLLSITVNSQEKQPKIGLVLSGGGAKGFAHIGVLKEIDKAGLQIDYVGGTSMGAIIGGLYSIGYSGDQIEQIVLETDFMALLQDKLPRNSEPFFEKEFGEKTVITLPVDKGSIGFPVAVSKGQNVLNFLTELSSSVELINDFKKFPIPFFCIATDVENGSPVLLEKGSLPLALRASGSFPTLLNPVVVDDKLLVDGGIANNFPISVMKSKGVDVVIGVDVEGNLYEKENLNSIVALLNQIVSYQMYKTTDMEKEKLDVYIHPVVNDYNVVSFDDKQNILEIGIKEGKKFSNVFKELAEKQVHKRERKKLNFDKEKFSITDINLSGCNIYTRAFVLGKIKIKSGDSLTRKEITKRIHLLSATKNYERITYNLTKKEDDTYNLKLNLNESSGSANLKLGIHYDYLYKSGLLANYNKKHFLLNNDMLSLNLVLGDNLRYNLDYFVDNGFYVSYGFRSRYNHFRTNSKFNSIISQFPSVSSINLKYTDITNQFFLQTTFNRRFALGLGVEYKYVKATTETIASETNEATVFDNSNYFNSFGYLKLDTYDKKYFPTKGYFADLNFKWYMVSSDHNDDFSQFAQTKGTLGFATTFLDKLTLQVTSEAGFTLNDVDSDVFDFYLGGYNQNYINTFVPFYGYEFGELSDNTYVKTEFNLRYAFASKHYATFIANYGRLDENIFKNIDLFTDVKSGYALGYSYNSFVGPLEIKYSWSPDTKEQYWLFNLGFWF; encoded by the coding sequence ATGAAAAAACAAATATTAGCATTTTTATTGTTGCTTTCTATAACTGTAAATAGTCAAGAAAAGCAGCCAAAAATAGGTTTGGTTCTAAGTGGAGGAGGCGCAAAAGGCTTTGCTCATATTGGGGTTTTAAAAGAAATTGATAAAGCAGGTTTACAGATAGATTATGTAGGCGGTACCAGTATGGGCGCAATTATAGGAGGTTTATATTCAATAGGGTATTCTGGTGATCAGATAGAGCAGATTGTTTTAGAAACTGATTTTATGGCACTTTTACAAGATAAGTTGCCTCGAAATTCTGAACCTTTTTTTGAAAAAGAATTTGGCGAAAAGACAGTAATTACTTTGCCTGTTGACAAAGGCTCCATAGGTTTTCCGGTGGCCGTTTCTAAAGGTCAGAATGTCTTAAACTTTTTAACAGAATTATCATCATCAGTAGAACTTATTAATGATTTTAAAAAATTTCCTATTCCTTTCTTTTGTATTGCTACAGATGTAGAAAATGGGAGTCCTGTTTTATTGGAAAAGGGTTCTTTGCCTTTGGCTTTAAGGGCTAGTGGATCTTTCCCTACGTTATTAAATCCGGTTGTTGTAGATGATAAATTATTGGTAGATGGCGGGATAGCTAATAATTTCCCTATTAGTGTCATGAAATCTAAAGGGGTTGATGTGGTGATAGGAGTTGATGTGGAAGGGAATTTATATGAAAAAGAGAATCTAAATTCTATTGTGGCTCTTTTAAATCAGATAGTTAGTTATCAGATGTATAAAACTACAGACATGGAAAAAGAAAAATTAGACGTTTATATTCATCCTGTTGTTAATGATTATAATGTGGTTAGTTTTGATGATAAACAAAATATTTTAGAAATAGGAATTAAAGAAGGAAAGAAATTTAGCAATGTTTTTAAAGAATTAGCAGAAAAGCAAGTACATAAAAGAGAACGTAAAAAGTTAAATTTTGATAAAGAAAAATTTTCGATTACAGATATTAATTTGTCTGGATGTAACATCTATACCAGAGCTTTTGTTTTAGGTAAAATAAAGATAAAATCTGGAGATAGTTTAACGAGAAAAGAAATTACAAAAAGAATTCACCTCTTATCTGCTACAAAAAATTACGAACGAATAACGTATAATTTAACAAAAAAGGAAGATGATACGTATAACCTAAAACTGAATTTAAACGAATCAAGTGGGAGTGCTAATCTAAAATTAGGTATCCATTATGATTATTTATATAAGTCTGGTCTTTTGGCAAATTATAATAAGAAACACTTTCTATTAAATAATGATATGCTTTCTTTGAACCTTGTTTTAGGAGATAATTTAAGGTATAACTTAGATTATTTTGTAGATAATGGATTTTATGTTAGTTATGGTTTTAGATCTAGGTACAATCATTTTAGAACAAACTCTAAGTTTAATTCCATTATATCTCAGTTTCCTTCTGTTAGCAGTATTAATTTAAAATATACAGATATTACCAATCAATTTTTTCTGCAAACAACTTTTAATAGAAGATTTGCTCTAGGTTTAGGTGTAGAGTATAAATATGTAAAGGCAACTACAGAAACAATTGCTTCTGAAACTAATGAAGCTACTGTTTTTGATAATAGTAACTATTTTAATTCTTTTGGCTATTTAAAGTTAGATACTTATGATAAAAAATATTTTCCTACAAAAGGATATTTTGCAGACTTAAACTTTAAGTGGTACATGGTTTCATCAGATCATAATGATGATTTCTCGCAATTTGCCCAAACAAAAGGAACTTTAGGTTTTGCTACTACTTTTTTAGATAAACTTACTCTACAGGTAACAAGTGAAGCTGGTTTTACATTAAACGATGTGGATTCTGATGTTTTTGATTTTTACTTGGGAGGATACAACCAAAACTATATTAATACTTTTGTGCCTTTCTACGGCTATGAGTTTGGGGAACTTTCAGATAATACTTATGTTAAGACCGAGTTTAATTTAAGATATGCCTTTGCTAGTAAACATTATGCAACCTTTATAGCCAATTACGGACGTTTAGATGAAAATATTTTTAAAAACATAGACCTTTTTACTGATGTTAAATCTGGTTACGCTCTTGGTTACAGTTATAATTCTTTTGTAGGTCCTTTAGAAATAAAATATAGCTGGTCTCCAGATACTAAAGAACAATATTGGTTGTTTAATTTAGGTTTTTGGTTTTAG